A window of Desulfobulbus oralis genomic DNA:
GTACCGAACGCAAGAGTCGCTTTCTCTTGCTGGCCAGGGTACAGGACAAGACAGCCGCGTCCTTCAATGCGGCACTCATTCCCTGCCTGCGTGCTGTGCCGCCAAAGCTGAGGCAGACCCTGACGCTGGATAATGGTTCGGAAATGGCAGGCTTCAGGGCTCTGGAGTTGGCCACTGGCCTGCGCACGTATTTTTGTAAACCACATGCGCCGTGGCAGCGTGGCACAAACGAAAACGAGGGCGGGCTATTGCGGCAGTATTTTCCAAGGGGCATCAGCTTTCACAAGATCACGGAAAAGATGGTTTTGGACGCCGCAGAACAACTGAACAACCGGCCGCGCAAATGTTTACACTACTGGTTCCTCGCTGTTTCATGTGGGTAGGGCAAAAGAGAGGCCCGCACCCAGGAGGTAGATCATGGCGATCAGATTCTTCGTGGACCGGTAGCCACGCGCCCGAGACCTGGCCGCCTGGATCAGGCTGTTCGTGCCTTCCAGAATGCCGTTGCTGATCCTTGAAGTGAACCAGCGCAAGATGCCGTCCCAGTGCCGTTTGATGGTCGCCGCTGCCTGTTTCATGGGTTCCAGCCGGCAGTGCGTCGCCCAGAAGTACCACCTCTTCAGGAAGGCCTCCGCCTGGCCGGGGGCCTGCTGGAACAAGTCCTGAAATGTCGTTTTCAGTTGCCAGGCCCGGGCCGTTTTCAGATTCAGCCCGGACATGGTGAGTGCCGCCAGACACTCCTGTTGCGAGGCAGGTAATTTGTCACGGTTTTTCAGCCACACATACCGGCTCTTCGCCAGCTCGGGCCGAGTCTTCGCCTCCTCGCGC
This region includes:
- a CDS encoding IS30 family transposase; amino-acid sequence: MPTDPALGWGADLVCASRSKTALLSCTERKSRFLLLARVQDKTAASFNAALIPCLRAVPPKLRQTLTLDNGSEMAGFRALELATGLRTYFCKPHAPWQRGTNENEGGLLRQYFPRGISFHKITEKMVLDAAEQLNNRPRKCLHYWFLAVSCG